A region of the Leptospira venezuelensis genome:
TTCCAGGAGCGCAATAATGAGTTTAGATTCCAAAATCCCATCGGGTCCCTTGGAAAAAAAATGGGACGATTATAAATCTCATATCAAATTAGTTAACCCGGCTAACAAAAGAAAATACACAGTTATCGTAATCGGAACTGGTCTAGCAGGCGGTTCTGCTTCTGCTACATTAGCAGAATTAGGATATAATGTTAAAACATTCTGCTTCCAAGACAGCCCACGTAGAGCTCACTCAATCGCAGCTCAAGGTGGTATCAACGCAGCCAAGAACTACCAAAACGATGGCGACTCTGTTTATCGTTTGTTCTACGACACTATCAAAGGTGGGGACTTCAGAGCAAGAGAAGCGAACGTATATCGTTTAGCTCAAGTTTCTACAAACATCATCGACCAATGTGTTGCTCAAGGTGTTCCATTCGCAAGAGAATACGGCGGACATTTGGATAATAGGTCCTTTGGTGGAGCTCAAGTTTCCCGTACATTCTACGCTAAAGGTCAAACAGGACAACAGCTTCTATTGGGAGCTTATTCAGCACTTTCCAGACAGATCGGTTTAGGAAATGTGAAGATGTATCCTCGAACTGAGATGTTAGACCTAGTTGTGATCGACGGTCATGCTAAAGGTGTTGTGATCAGAGATCTGGTCACAGGCCAAGTAACAGTTCATTCTGCTGATGCAGTGGTACTTGCTTCCGGTGGATACGGTAACGTATTCTACCTTTCCACAAACGCAAAAGGATCTAACGTTACTGCAACTTTCCGTGCTTATAAAAAGGGAGCTTTCATGGCTAACCCTTGTTACACTCAGATCCACCCTACTTGTATCCCAGTTTCAGGCGACCATCAGTCTAAATTAACTTTGATGTCTGAGTCTCTACGAAACGACGGACGTATCTGGGTCCCTAAAAAACAAGGAGATACTCGTAACCCTGCGGATATCCCTGAGAGCGAAAGAGATTATTACTTAGAAAGAAAATACCCAAGTTACGGAAACCTTTGTCCTCGTGATATCGCTTCCCGCTCAGCAAAAGAAGTTTGTGATGCTGGATTCGGTGTTGGACCAGGTGGCCAAGGTGTATATCTGGACTTCTCTTCTGCTATTAATCGTCTGGGAGAACATACAATCGCTGAAAGATACGGTAACCTCTTCCAGATGTATGAGCAGATTACGGGAGAAAATCCTTATAAGGTTCCTATGAGAATTTACCCTGCAGTTCACTATACAATGGGCGGGCTTTGGGTGGATTATAACCTGATGAGTAATCTTCCAGGTCTATTCGTGATTGGTGAAGCAAACTTCTCTGACCACGGAGCAAACAGACTCGGGGCTTCTGCTTTGATGCAAGGACTTGCAGACGGATATTTCGTTCTTCCTTACACAATAGGAAATTATTTGGCAGAAGTTGGATTCGGAAAAACTCCTTCTACTGACCATGCAGAATTCAAAAAAGCTGAGGCAGATTCAAATTCACAATTAAACAAACTTCTTTCCATCAAAGGAAAAAGAACTGTCGACTCTTTCCATAAAGAACTTGGAAAGATCATGTGGAATAACTGCGGTATGGCAAGGGATGATAAGAGCTTAAAAGAAGCGTTAGTCAAAATCCCTCAAATCAGAGAAGAATTCTGGAAGAATGTAAACGTTCCAGGTTCCGGTTCTGATCTAAATCAATCCTTGGAAAAAGCAGGAAGAGTTGCGGATTTCTTAGAATTCGGAGAACTTCTTTGCTTAGATGCTCTCACAAGAGAAGAATCTTGTGGAGGCCATTTCCGAACTGAACACCAAATGGATGACGGAGAAGCAAAACGTGACGACGATAAATTCTGTCATGCTACTGCTTGGGAATGGAAAGGTGTGGGTGCAAAACCTACAGAGCACAGAGAAAAACTGGAATTCGAGAATATTAAACTCGCTACGAGGAGCTACAAATAATGGACCTCAAACTGAAAGTCTGGAGACAGAAAAACGCTAAAGAGAAAGGCAAAATCGTAAATTACGATGCCAAAGGGGTTTCTCCCGATATGTCTTTCTTGGAAATGTTGGACGTAGTCAACGAGGACCTGATCGTAAAAGGAGAAGATCCGATTGCGTTCGAGCATGATTGTAGAGAAGGTATTTGCGGTTCTTGTAATATTATGATCAATGGAGAGGCTCACGGCCCTCTTCCTGGTGTAACCACCTGCCAACTTCATATGAGAACTTTCAAAGATGGAGACACTATTTACTTGGAGCCATGGAGAGCGAAAGCATTTCCAGTTCTAAAAGATTTGGTAGTGGATCGCAGTGGTTTTGACAGGATCATCCAAGCAGGAGGATTCGTTAGCATCAATACTGGCGGCGCTCCTGACGCAAACGCATTACCTATTCCTAAAAAGGACGCGGACGTTGCGATGGATGCTGCGACCTGTATCGGTTGTGGAGCATGTGTAGCTTCTTGTAAAAACGCTTCTGCTATGCTATTCGTTTCTGCGAAAATTTCCCACCTTGCGCTACTTCCTCAGGGCCAAGTGGAGAAAAAAGAACGTGTGAAAAACATGGTAAACGCAATGGATAAAGAAGGTTTCGGAAATTGTACAAACCAGTACGAGTGCGAAGCTGCTTGTCCTAAAGATATCAAACGGGATTTTATCCGAGTTCTAAACAAAGAGTTTATTCTTTCTTAAGAATTAGGGAGATTCCTAATAAGAAAAAGGCCTTCGAAAGAGGGCTTTTTTTGTTCCTATTCAAAGCGGAAAAAGTTTAAATAAGATCTCTTCTTCCAAAATGGAAAGACTTACAAATTTTTTCTTCAGCCCTTCCAAAGTTTCATATTTCCAATAATTATTATTTCGATTCGCGGCCGAATAAGCTCCCACTATATTAGTTGTGTAAGTTATCAAAGAAACTCCTGAGACAAGATAAAACAAAACGTTTGTAGGTTCTGCTACATACAATGCATAAGTTGCAGATAGAACTACTAAATTGACAAAGAAGGCTGTAACTCCCTCTGCAAATTGATCCGCATATACCTGCCCTGTTCCTGGAATTATTGCCGAAAACCCTCCTGCTAAATATGGATTCTTAGATCTTTCTTGGATCTTCTTTAGCTCAGTGGTCCAATAATCTCTAAATCTCTTGAATTCATCTTCTGAATACGTATTAGAAGAATTTCCAAAAGAAGAAGTTTCCAAATTTTCCCAATCTTTTACCTGAATCAAAGACATTAAAACAGCTTCGAGTCCTTCTAATCTGCAATTTGGATAAAGGCAGGAAATCGTTTCTTTAGGAATCTCTGCAAAATCTCTACCGGACCGAACTAAATTAGAAAAATCGTATAGGATCCGGAAGCGAATATCCTTCCAATCCGACTCTTCGAATAGTATATCTATATTCTTATTTTGTTTTAGGATTGTAAATACGTGGAAGATCCGAATGGGATTGCATTTATTCGACTGCAAGATCCGATTGAGTTCTATCTCAGCTTCCAGATATCTTTCTGACTTGTAATAAAAGGTTGCGTTACGTAAACTATCTAACTGTGAAGGATTTAGATTACAAACGTCCAGAGGAGAAGAGAATATTTCAAAACTCCAAAATTGGACGAATACAAATATGCTTATTTCTAATATTCTTCTCATTTTGCCAAACTGCGTCTTCCGTCCGCAAAGAAGATCCAGAGGATCGTTTTTTTCTCACTGATATCGTATTAGATAGAATTCAAAAACACCAAACAAAGGATAGCAAATTCCAAAATGTAATTTGCCCAATGTCACCCTCCTGTTCTCACTTTGTAAAAGAAGAATTCGAAACTTCTAATTTTTTCACTGCCCTATTTTTTTCAATCAATAGGATTCTTTATGTTGAAAACAGACTAATACAGGATTATGGACAGAAAAGATATGTATATAAAGAAGGAAAAGGGAAACTAATCGACCACAAACCGATCGATGAATTTCCCAGAGATTTCGATTCCTTTAAACTGGAATTTACTGACGATTAGAATTAGAAGAGTCTAATTGATAAAAATATCCACTATCCTTCTCGAAACGATGTTTTCCTATATCGTTACATTTCAAGTGGTCACAAAGTTTTACCTTATATTCATTCGCTTCTATATAAGCAGAACTATTTTTTCCGAACACTTTAGTCCCGACGATCATTTCTACACCTTGAGGTAAATTAGAAACTACTAAAGCAGAATCCTTATTCATTGTCTTCTGGTCGAATGCATTGTCTATCGTGTATTCTTGGTATGGTTTAGGTCCGACTACCCAAAGAACTGGAAATAAAAAGCAAATCGCTCCAACCAAGGCTCCGGTTTTGATTTCGGTTGCCATACGAACATTTCTTAAATACTTGCGATCTTTTTTAAATTCTAAATAATAATTTTCAAATATACCGTCAGACATCACCACTTCCACTGGTGTTTTTCCAAGTCTTTGGCTTTGGTTATATACATCCAATCCAGGAGGATCTGTAATAATCTTAACGGTAGTCGTACACTGTAATAAATACAGGCTAAGACATATAAGTAGAATCTTTCTCATCGGTAATCCAATATAAATGATAAGTTATGTATTTTTCCGACTGGCAACGAGGTCAATTTTGTTTTGAAGAAAACTTAGAATTCGCTCTATCCCAAAAGAGTTATACGAAACACTTCTATACATTTAGGGTTAGATGGACGTTATTCCTCCTTGTAGGACTCCCCCTTGGTAAATATACAAAATCCGCCCTTCTAACTCACCTTTTTCCATCATAGATTCAATAATGCTGATAGACTTAGCGGCATATATAGGCTCTAAATAGATTCCGAATCGTCTCTGGTATTCCTTAGATCTTTCCAACCAATAATTTCCCTTATTTCCATAGGTAAAATCTACCTCTAAACTTTTTTTTGGATCGATTAGGTTTTCATAAGGAAGATCTATATTTCCAAGTCGAAGTGACGACAGATTCGATTTCATCCAATGGCCAAATTTCTCTTTTTGTAGACCGAGGCAAATCCCAGTGATTGGAAGTTTTCCCCACAAAATTCCAGAAATCCAAGTAAGTCCAGAACCAACGTCTAAAACAATCCGGTCATAATGAGTTTGATCTATTTCTTCCCAAAGATAAGACACGCCTTGCAAAGCTGAATGCGTGAATAGATATTCTGGGACCAGAAATTCGCGAGAAGGGAGAGAATTTGTAGTAACTTCGACAGCTTTCTCCCATTCTTTCCTCGTAGGATACAATTCTAAGCTAGAAAATCGATTAGAAATGATAGAAGCAGGAGTAATTAGCTCTGGGTTCCTGGAATATCCCAGGATTTTTGTAGGCACTCCGACAACTCGAAAAAACAAACTCCCAGCAAGTATCGCATTGGAATGTAAATTCCCTTGCAAAATGATTTTTTGGATTTTCCCAGTTCGGAGTTTCGATTCTAAACTTTTATAAATTCCGGTTAATTTCCGGATCTTAGTTCCTTGGGAAAAGAAGATTCGATCTTCTCTTTTGATAAATAATTCTGAGGAGCGAAC
Encoded here:
- a CDS encoding succinate dehydrogenase/fumarate reductase iron-sulfur subunit, which produces MDLKLKVWRQKNAKEKGKIVNYDAKGVSPDMSFLEMLDVVNEDLIVKGEDPIAFEHDCREGICGSCNIMINGEAHGPLPGVTTCQLHMRTFKDGDTIYLEPWRAKAFPVLKDLVVDRSGFDRIIQAGGFVSINTGGAPDANALPIPKKDADVAMDAATCIGCGACVASCKNASAMLFVSAKISHLALLPQGQVEKKERVKNMVNAMDKEGFGNCTNQYECEAACPKDIKRDFIRVLNKEFILS
- a CDS encoding fumarate reductase/succinate dehydrogenase flavoprotein subunit, encoding MSLDSKIPSGPLEKKWDDYKSHIKLVNPANKRKYTVIVIGTGLAGGSASATLAELGYNVKTFCFQDSPRRAHSIAAQGGINAAKNYQNDGDSVYRLFYDTIKGGDFRAREANVYRLAQVSTNIIDQCVAQGVPFAREYGGHLDNRSFGGAQVSRTFYAKGQTGQQLLLGAYSALSRQIGLGNVKMYPRTEMLDLVVIDGHAKGVVIRDLVTGQVTVHSADAVVLASGGYGNVFYLSTNAKGSNVTATFRAYKKGAFMANPCYTQIHPTCIPVSGDHQSKLTLMSESLRNDGRIWVPKKQGDTRNPADIPESERDYYLERKYPSYGNLCPRDIASRSAKEVCDAGFGVGPGGQGVYLDFSSAINRLGEHTIAERYGNLFQMYEQITGENPYKVPMRIYPAVHYTMGGLWVDYNLMSNLPGLFVIGEANFSDHGANRLGASALMQGLADGYFVLPYTIGNYLAEVGFGKTPSTDHAEFKKAEADSNSQLNKLLSIKGKRTVDSFHKELGKIMWNNCGMARDDKSLKEALVKIPQIREEFWKNVNVPGSGSDLNQSLEKAGRVADFLEFGELLCLDALTREESCGGHFRTEHQMDDGEAKRDDDKFCHATAWEWKGVGAKPTEHREKLEFENIKLATRSYK
- a CDS encoding 1-aminocyclopropane-1-carboxylate deaminase, translated to MKDSVLRPRRTGVDSVLKVRSSELFIKREDRIFFSQGTKIRKLTGIYKSLESKLRTGKIQKIILQGNLHSNAILAGSLFFRVVGVPTKILGYSRNPELITPASIISNRFSSLELYPTRKEWEKAVEVTTNSLPSREFLVPEYLFTHSALQGVSYLWEEIDQTHYDRIVLDVGSGLTWISGILWGKLPITGICLGLQKEKFGHWMKSNLSSLRLGNIDLPYENLIDPKKSLEVDFTYGNKGNYWLERSKEYQRRFGIYLEPIYAAKSISIIESMMEKGELEGRILYIYQGGVLQGGITSI